The Methanofollis sp. DNA window TTCGAAGCCTTCGTCTTTTCAAGTTCCCTCCGGACTCCCATTTAAGACTCTATCCGGAACAATGTGATAGAAAAAAAGAACCGCACCGACCCCCTCAGGGCCGGCACTCTATCCTATCCTTACGCGGAGACGGAAAGTCCGTTCTCCTCCGCGATCTCCAGGTACGCGGCGGCGAGGTACTCCACCTGCGCCCGGGAGAGGCCGTAGGTGTTGAACTTCCAGACCTTCGTCGCCCCGGGAATGACGCCGACGATCCCCTTCTTCTTCAGCGCGGAGGAGAGGAAGAAGCCGCGTTTTTTGTGCGTCTCGGCCACCCGATCGAAGGAGGCGGTCGTGTCGACGCGGGTCAGGGTGTGGCGCCGCGGCATCTCGGACCTGATCTCCGTCCCCTCGATCGAGGCCAGGGCGTTGACGAAGAGCGTGCCATTGGCAAGGTGCTCCTCCCAGTGGTTCACCCGCTCCCGCACATGCGGGAAGGAGGCCATCATGCCCATGAGGGTGACGCCCATCAGGGTGCATCCCATCATCTCCACCTCCTTCAGCCCGAAGGTCCGGCCGGTGACGTCTCCCTTGATCGTCGTCGTCCTGAAGACCTCGTCGGCACGCTCCGCGGTCGTGGCGAGCACGCCCGAGGGCGCCGGCGCCGCCATGCTCTTGTGCCCCGACCCGACGACGAAGTCGACGCCGAGGGCCTTCCCGTCCACAGGCAGGATGCCGACCGTGTAGGCGCCGTTGAGGAGGACAGGGACGTCGTACTGGTGGGCGACGCGGGCGATCTCCTTCACCTCATGGAGATTGCCGTACTGGTAGTCGACATGGTCGAGGAAGAGGAGGACAGGCGGCCGCCCGAAGGTCCGCACCGCCTCTTCGAGTTTTTCCGCCGCCGCCTCGGCCCTGATGATATTCTTCCCGTCCTTCGGGATCTCCAGGGGCACGCCCCCGGTGTTCTCGACGGCCAGGAACTCGGTGTAGTGGGAGAGGCCGGTGAGCATCACCGGGTCGCCCTTCTGCACATAGGTGCCGGCGACCGCCTGGAAGCCGCGCCTCGCGCCGGGCACGACCCGCGCCTCGTCCATGCCGACGAATGCCGCGAGGTCGTCGTGGAAGACGTTGATGGCCGGCTTTTCGATGTAGTCCAGCCTGAAAGGTTTCCGGCAGTTGTCGCAGACCGAGTAGCCGTCGCCCCAGGCGATGATCGCCTTCATCGCGTCCGCGGTCAGCCTGCCGCCGGCCTGGATCGGGTCGATATTGATGGACATCTCTTCGAGGTCGCGTGCCTCGATATCGGCCGTGCACTTCATCGGGCCAGCTCCTGCTCAAGAGTATTGATCTGTTTTTTCAGTTTTTCCAGGGCCTTTGCGGCCTTTGCCCGCTGCTCCTCATCGAGATCGTGAAGGGGCGCCGTCTCCCGCATCAGCACCCGCAGATCGGTGAGGAGGAACATCGCCTGAAATATTGCGTCCACAGCCCGCTGTGTCACAGAATCACCACCCTCATATTGTGCACCCGCTATTAGATAGTGGTGACGCTCCCCTTCACTTTCAGGGTCCGCCGGAGAGCTCTATATACGACCGGCAGATGAGGTCTTGATAAAGATGAAATTCGTCCATATTGCCGATACGCACCTCGGCCTTGCGGCCTTCAATAAAATCGACCCCGAGACCGGGATGAACCTGCGGGAAAAACTGGTCTACGAGAATTTTCTTGCGGCCGTCGACATGGTCATCAGGGAGAGGCCCGACGCCGTCGTCCACGCGGGCGACCTCTTCCACACTGTCAGGCCGAAGACCAGGGCCTACACGACGGTCCTCGAGGCCCTGGACAGGCTGCAGGACGCGGGCGTCCCCCTCATCCTCATCGCCGGCAACCACTCGATGGCGAAGACCAGGTACACCGAGTCGCCCTTTGCCGTGCTCGCATACCATGGCGCCGAGGTCCATGCCGCGTACCGGTACCGGTACGAGAGGGTGGAGGTCGGCGACACCGTCTTCCACCTCATCCCGAACATGCTTGAGGCAGGCGACTACAGGGTCGCCTTCGACGGGGTCGACCTCTCTCCCTCATCGGCCAATGTGCTGGTCACCCACGGCCTCGCGAGCATGGTCGCCGACAAAAAACTCCACACAATCGCGGAGCACGAGATCGACAACACGATGATCTCCGACGACTTCGACTACATCGCCCTCGGCCACTACCACGGGCAGATGCAGGTCGGCAGCCGCGCCTGGTACAGCGGGTCCCTGGAACACTGCACGTACGGCGAGATCCATGACAGGAAGGGGGGCCTTGTCGTCGACACGGCGACGGGTCGGGTCACGCCCCTCGCCCTCCCGAAGACCCCGATGTACGACCTCGGCACCCTGGACTGCGCCGATCTTTCGGCCGGCGGTGTCGCCGACGCGATTGCCGGCGCGGTGGAGAGGGTCGCCGCTCCCCATGCGATGTGCCAGGTCACGGTCGCCGGTGTGGGGCGGGAGACGCTCCGCGACCTCGGGCGCCGCGGCCCTGCCTG harbors:
- the pscS gene encoding O-phospho-L-seryl-tRNA:Cys-tRNA synthase; the encoded protein is MKCTADIEARDLEEMSINIDPIQAGGRLTADAMKAIIAWGDGYSVCDNCRKPFRLDYIEKPAINVFHDDLAAFVGMDEARVVPGARRGFQAVAGTYVQKGDPVMLTGLSHYTEFLAVENTGGVPLEIPKDGKNIIRAEAAAEKLEEAVRTFGRPPVLLFLDHVDYQYGNLHEVKEIARVAHQYDVPVLLNGAYTVGILPVDGKALGVDFVVGSGHKSMAAPAPSGVLATTAERADEVFRTTTIKGDVTGRTFGLKEVEMMGCTLMGVTLMGMMASFPHVRERVNHWEEHLANGTLFVNALASIEGTEIRSEMPRRHTLTRVDTTASFDRVAETHKKRGFFLSSALKKKGIVGVIPGATKVWKFNTYGLSRAQVEYLAAAYLEIAEENGLSVSA
- a CDS encoding metallophosphoesterase; this encodes MKFVHIADTHLGLAAFNKIDPETGMNLREKLVYENFLAAVDMVIRERPDAVVHAGDLFHTVRPKTRAYTTVLEALDRLQDAGVPLILIAGNHSMAKTRYTESPFAVLAYHGAEVHAAYRYRYERVEVGDTVFHLIPNMLEAGDYRVAFDGVDLSPSSANVLVTHGLASMVADKKLHTIAEHEIDNTMISDDFDYIALGHYHGQMQVGSRAWYSGSLEHCTYGEIHDRKGGLVVDTATGRVTPLALPKTPMYDLGTLDCADLSAGGVADAIAGAVERVAAPHAMCQVTVAGVGRETLRDLGRRGPACAADGLLDLKVRAEVAEEEVPRLAGGDLAGLDYVAEFGRFLGEKHLP